Below is a genomic region from Neorhizobium galegae.
ACGTGCTGGAACTGATGAGTTTTCCCGAGCGCACGCGTCCCTACATGCGGCCCGACTGGGCATGGAGCAGCGATCCGCTCACGCAGATGCAGAAGAACCTGCTCGACCCGCTCGGTCTCGAAGGCGCCATCCTCAACGTTGTTTCCGGCGCCCACGCCTTGTTCGATCCTTACCTCTCAGCCGCCATATGCCGCGCCACCAACGACTGGCTTGCCGACAAGTGGTTGAGCCGCGACAGCCGGCTGAGGGCGTCCATGCTGGTGCCGTTCCAGAATGTCGAGGCCGCGGTCGAGGAGATCGAGCGTCGCGCCGACGACAAGCGTTTCGTGCAGATCCTGACGCTCGCCATGACCGAGCTTCCGCTCGGCCGGCGCACCTACTGGCCGATCTACGAGGCGGCCGAGAAACACGGCCTGCCGATCGGCATTCATGCGGGATCGAATTTCCGCCATGCGCCGAGCCATAGCGGCTTCCATTCCTTCCTGATCGAGGACCATGTGGTGCAGCCGCAAGGCTTCGCAACCCAGGTCGCGAGCCTGATTTCCGAAGGCGTCTTCGTCAAATACCCAAAGTTGACGGCGGTGATGATCGAATCCGGCGTCACCTGGATGCCGGCGCTGATGTGGCGCATGAGCAAGGACTGGCGCGGCACCCGCATCGAGGTTCCGTGGGTCAAGGACGCGCCGGCCGACATCATCCGCCGGCATATCCGCATGACATCGCAGCCCTTCGACGGGCCTGATGATGTCGAGGACGTCGCCAAGACGCTCGACCATCTGCTCAGCGATGATATGCTGCTGTTCTCCTCGGACTATCCGCATTGGCATTTCGAGGGGTTGGACGTGCTGCCCGAGGGCCTGCCGGAAGCCAAGGTGAACAAGATCCTTCGCGACAACGTTCTCGCCACCTATCCGAGATTTGGAGGCTGACCCATGGAAACCCCGGTACTCGAACGTAGCTCCGAAAAATCCCAGATCCAGGGCGTGGTGGATTGCGACGTGCATCCGGCCTTCTCAAAGCCCGACCAGTTGCTCGACTATCTCCCCGAACGCTGGAAAACGCATGTGCGCGATTTTGCCGTGCGCACGGCAAACCCCTTGCTCGGTACACTGCCCTATCCGCGCATGACGCCGGGCAACGGCATGCGCCGCGATTCTTGGCCGCCGAACGGTGGCCCTCCGGCATCCGACCTTGCTTTCCTACAGCAACAGCTGCTCGAGGAGTGCAATATCGACTACGGCATCCTGCAGCCGCTCGCGGCGGGCAGCATGGCTTTCAACCAGGAACTCGGCGCAGCGCTCTGCGCGGCCCTGAACGACTGGCAGATCGACAAATTTGCCGGGCCGGAACCGCGGCTGAAAGCCTCCATTTGTATCTCCCAAGAGGATGCGAAGGAATCGGTCGCCGAGATCGACCGGCGCGTCACCGACCGCCGCTTCGTGCAGATCGCCATGCCGCCGCGCACGCTGGAGCCCTGCGGCCGCCGCCGCTACTGGCCGATCTACGAGGCGGCCGAGCACTACGGCCTGCCGATCGGGCTCCATACCAGTGCCTTCGGCTACCGCCCGAATACGCCGTCCGGCTGGAGCTCGTTTTATCTGGAGGAACACTACGCAGCCTCCAACAGCCTCCAGACCGTGCTCTCCAGCATGATCCTCGAAGGCGTGTTCGAGCAGTTCCCGAAGCTGAAGATCGTGCTCGTAGAGGGCGGCTTCTCCTGGCTGCCGTCGCTCGTCTGGCGCCTCGACCGGGAATGGAAGCGTATGCGTGACGAGGTTCCTCATGTGAAGCGCAAGCCGTCGGAATATGTGCGCGAGAACTTCTGGTACACGACCCAGCCGATCGAGGAGCCGGAGAACAACCGGCATCTCCTCGATATCCTGCGCTGGATCGGCACCGACCGGCTGATGTTCTCGACCGACTACCCGCACTGGGATTTCGACGACCCGCGCTTCGCCTTCAAGGTGCCGCTGACGCCCGCCGAGCGTTCCGCCATCTTCCGCGACAACGCGGTGGAACTGTTTGGCCTGAAATGAGCACGACGCCAACGCGGGAAAAGCGTCCACCCGCCCGCCACGTCGTCGCTCGTGTCGACGAGATCGCGCCGGGCGCTTCCAAGCTGGTCCATGTGGAAGGCCGCGACATCGCGGTTTTCAACGTCGCCGGCGAGTTCATGGCCATCGCCAACCGCTGTCCGCATGAAGGGGCTGACCTCTGCAAGGGCAAGCTCACCTCGCTCTTCGAGTCCGACGAGCCGGGCGTCGTCAAGATGAGCCGTCACGGTGAACTGGTACGATGCCCCTGGCATGGCTGGGAATTCGACCTGCGCTCGGGAAAATCCTGGTGCGACCCGGCGCGCACGAGGGTGAAGAGCTACGACGTCGCCGTGGAACACGGCGCCAGGCTCGTCGAGGGGACGTATCGCGCGGAAGTCTTCAAGATCTCCGTCGATGACGAGTATGTCGTGCTCGAACTCTGAGCCACCCGCCAGGCGCCGATCAGCATCCGGATTGCGTTTTGACCCTGCACGGGGCGCTGAGGAATCACGACCTCCCGTCGAGCTCCGGACGCGCTCGCCGACTATGGCGACGACGGGGAGTGGAAGTCGTCATTCATGGGCCAGAAACGACAAAAGCGCGCCGAAAGGCGCGCTTTTGTTGAAATTGGCTCCCCGGGCCGGATTCGAACCGGCGACCTGTCGATTAACAGTCGAATGCTCTACCGCTGAGCTACCAGGGATCATCCGCGAAGGGTCGCGGCGTGTGCGGCGGGTAATACAAATGCTTTGTCGTTTTGCCAAGCGGTTTTTGCAAAAAAAACGAACTTGGTTGTTTTATC
It encodes:
- a CDS encoding amidohydrolase family protein encodes the protein MARFETAGAIDCDVHPPTPRRADLLPYLDDYWQEIVTSREVDVLELMSFPERTRPYMRPDWAWSSDPLTQMQKNLLDPLGLEGAILNVVSGAHALFDPYLSAAICRATNDWLADKWLSRDSRLRASMLVPFQNVEAAVEEIERRADDKRFVQILTLAMTELPLGRRTYWPIYEAAEKHGLPIGIHAGSNFRHAPSHSGFHSFLIEDHVVQPQGFATQVASLISEGVFVKYPKLTAVMIESGVTWMPALMWRMSKDWRGTRIEVPWVKDAPADIIRRHIRMTSQPFDGPDDVEDVAKTLDHLLSDDMLLFSSDYPHWHFEGLDVLPEGLPEAKVNKILRDNVLATYPRFGG
- a CDS encoding amidohydrolase family protein; this encodes METPVLERSSEKSQIQGVVDCDVHPAFSKPDQLLDYLPERWKTHVRDFAVRTANPLLGTLPYPRMTPGNGMRRDSWPPNGGPPASDLAFLQQQLLEECNIDYGILQPLAAGSMAFNQELGAALCAALNDWQIDKFAGPEPRLKASICISQEDAKESVAEIDRRVTDRRFVQIAMPPRTLEPCGRRRYWPIYEAAEHYGLPIGLHTSAFGYRPNTPSGWSSFYLEEHYAASNSLQTVLSSMILEGVFEQFPKLKIVLVEGGFSWLPSLVWRLDREWKRMRDEVPHVKRKPSEYVRENFWYTTQPIEEPENNRHLLDILRWIGTDRLMFSTDYPHWDFDDPRFAFKVPLTPAERSAIFRDNAVELFGLK
- a CDS encoding Rieske (2Fe-2S) protein yields the protein MSTTPTREKRPPARHVVARVDEIAPGASKLVHVEGRDIAVFNVAGEFMAIANRCPHEGADLCKGKLTSLFESDEPGVVKMSRHGELVRCPWHGWEFDLRSGKSWCDPARTRVKSYDVAVEHGARLVEGTYRAEVFKISVDDEYVVLEL